A window of Gallaecimonas xiamenensis 3-C-1 genomic DNA:
GTGTTTGGTCTGCAAGGTTACCTGACCGACGATATTGGCTATGAGACCTCTTGGAGCTTGTCGCGCCAACGTATCGACAAAGAAGAGAGCGGTTACGCCACCATCAACGGCTACTTCGATTACCTGAACTCCTGCGTCAACGGCTGCTCGCAGCTTGACGCGATTAGCCAGGACCAGCTTGATATGGCGTCCTATCAGCCGTCTCAGAAAGGCCAGTCCACCCTGGTAAGCTGGGCCTTCGGTATCAACGGTGACCTGTTTGAACTGGATGCGGGCACAGTCCAGTACGCAGCCGGTGTCGAGATGAACCGTGAGTGGTTCTATGACCGTTCCGACGTGTTCTCCCAGCGCGGCGAGATCCTCACCACTGGCGGTTCTGCTGGCCAAGGTTCTCGTAAGCAATATGCCGGTTATGCAGAGCTGTCCATCCCTGTGGTCGACAAGCTGACCGCAACTCTGGCCGGCCGCTACGATTACTATGATGATGCCTCCGACGTTGGTGGGGCTTTCTCTCCCCAAGTCGCGTTGGAATATCGCCCCGTCAATGAACTGCTGCTGCGTGCTCTGTGGGCCAAGACCTTCAGGGCTCCTGATATGCAGCGCTTGTTCGGTGAGCCTACCCGTGCCTATTCCACCATTACTGACTTCCAGCAGTGCGCTGCTGATGGTCTAACTCCCAGCGCTTGTGCACAAAATAGCAACTACGAAATCAGCGCTAATGTGGTTGCTGGTGCTAACCCCGACCTGGAAGAAGAGAAAGGTGAAAACTGGAACCTGGGTCTGGTATACAACCCCGGCAACTTCGATATCTCAGTCGACTGGTGGCATGTCGAGATAGACAATATCGTAACTGCTTTGAGCGCTTCCTATGTGATGAGCAAGTACGACAAGTACGCCAATATGATTGACCGTGATGCCGTTACCGGCGAGGTCACCATCAACACCCAAGCCATCAACCTGTCTAACCGTACTCTGGAAGGTGTTGACCTTGCCATCGGTTATACCCTGGACACTGCCGCCGCCGGTACCTTCAAGTTCCGTCTGGAAGGCAGCTACCAAGACAAGTGGGAAGAGCAGTTGGATGCCAGCTCTCCGGTGGAAAGCTCTTTCTATGAAGGCGGTATTCCTCGCTGGCGTGCCAACTTCACCACCAAGTGGATGCCGACCGATGATCTGGCTATCACTGCCATGGTGAAGTACATAGCTGATCACAAAGGTGTCTATGCTTCTGACTACTTCGGTGAAGTCGCTCCTTTCGACGTGCGTGTTGATGCCCATACCGAAGTGAATACCAACCTGTCCTACAATCTGACCGATAACGTCACTGTTGCGGCAGGCGTGAATAACCTCTTCGACGCCAAACCGGAAGTGGACAATACCTTGTACAGCTGGCCTTTCTTCGACAGCAGCTACTACAACCCTGTTGGCCGCGAGTTCTACGCCTCTGCTGAACTGCGCTTCTGATAGCCAACCCTATAAAAGCCCGCCTTTGGCGGGCTTTTTTTTGCTGAGTAAAGGGAGGGCTTATTGAGCGTCCAATTTGCAGACAATGATATAAGTTTTGATTGCTTTGTTCTTTTTGTGTTCTTTTTGTTTTTTATTTGTTTTTTACGTTGTTCCTTGAAATTTACTTGGTGATGCAGATCACATTTATTGACTTGGCACTGCCGCTCCTTGGGAACTATCTAGCAGTGTTGAGCGCTGCTAATGCCTCATAAAAGCCAATAAAAACGGCGCGTAATGCGAGGTTTTCATATTGTTTGTCAGTTGGGCATCCATTGCTTAATTTTTTGTTTTCATTTTTATATCATTTGACATCTTTTTGCATCATCAGGTTGCATTGACATTAAAGTTGCACTGTTTGAGTATCAATGCGGCTGCAAAGCCAAAAAATAAAACCACAAATCCTAATGCGAACAAAATATCGCCAAAGGAAACGATGTCATGATGTCAAAAACAATCACTTCCAAAGCTGTGCGCTGGGCGCTGTTTGCTGGTGCTTCCGTAACTGTAGCTGCTCCTGTACTGGCCGCCGATGACGGCAGCGATCTGGAGCGTATCGAAGTAACAGGCTCGCGTATCAAACGCACTGATATGGAAACTGCTAGCCCTGTTTCCATCATCTCTGCCAAAGACCTGTCTCGTGGCAGCTACACCTCTGTAGCTGATGTACTTGCACAGAGCACCTTCAGCGCCGGTGCGCCTACCGGTTCTTCCACCAACAACGGTGGTGAAGGTGTATCCCGTGTTGACCTGCGTGGTATGGGTGAGGCCCGTACCCTGGTGCTGGTAAACGGCCGTCGTATGGTCAACTCCGGCTCCGGCGCTGATGCTGCCGTTGACCTGGGGTCCATCCCTGTTGCCATGATCGAGCGTATCGAAGTGCTGAAAGATGGCGCTTCCGCTGTTTACGGTTCTGACGCCGTTGCCGGTGTGGTCAACATCATCACCAAGAAAGATTTCGAAGGCTTGCAGTTTGATGCGAGCTACGGCGGCACCACCGAAGGCGACGCCAATACTGGTGAAATCAGCATGCTGCTGGGCGGCAGCTTTGACCGTGGTAACGTTGTCATTGGCGCAAGCTATGTTGATCGTGGCCGTGCCAAACAGAGCAATCGTGATTGGTCGAAATGTGTCCGTGATAAAGACGCTGTTGGTGCCTGTGGTGACGGCAGCAGTATTATCCCCAGCGGTGCTGTGAATGCCGGTATCGATTTGGATGGCGACGGTAACAACGATTATATGGAACTGGACCCTGCTACTGGCCAATGGGTTAAGCAAACCAGTGACTATGACTATGTTCCCTACCAATATCTCTCTACTCCCCAAGAGCGGATGTCAATTTTTGGTAGTGGCCACTACGAAGTAACGGATGAAACTCAAATTTTTACCGAGTTTTTCCATACCAAGCGTACTTCTGAGCAGATGCTTGCACCCTCTCCTGTCTCTGGCTTGACAATCAAGGCCGGCGCCACGGGCAACATCTGGGGCCGAGATGTGGTTTACAAGCGTCGTATGAGCGATGCCGGTACCCGTGATTACGAGCAGACAGTTGACACCACTCGTTTCGTACTGGGTGCTCAGGGCTACCTGGATATCCATAACGGCCTGGATTGGGACGTATCCTACACCTGGGGCCGTAACGACGCCGTCAGCAAGGTTCACAACCTGCAAAACACCGCCAAGCTGATCGAAACCACCGATCCGGCTCTGTGTGGTGACGGTGTGCCCTGTGGTGACTGGTTTGTGCCTGAGGGCCAGCTGAGCCAGGACGTACTGGACTACGTTAACTACACCGACCAATCCACCGGCGGTAACGAAATGAACGTCATTGCCGGTAACATTTCCGGTGACCTGTTCGAACTGCCTGCTGGTTTTGTAGGTTTTGCCGGTGGTGCTGAGTACCGTCGCGAGTCAGGCTTCTTCCAGCCCGACTCTGTAACCGTGGCTGGCGACAGCGCCCAATCCCAGCAAGATCCGACTTCTGGTAGCTACGACACCACCCAGGTGTACACTGAGTTCGCGATCCCGCTGCTGTCCGATATCTTCCTGGTCAAAGACCTGTCCATGGAAGCGGCCATCCGCTACTTCGACTATTCCACCTTTGGTGACGACACTACCTGGAAGCTGGGCCTGACCTGGCGTCTGAACGACGACATCATGCTGCGCGGTGTGAAGTCTACTGCTTTCCGTGCCCCGACAGTGTCTGAACTGTACGGCGGCGCTGTAGGTAGCTTTGACTACTTGACCGATCCTTGTACCAATTTCAACCAAGCCGACCCCTCCAGCACTCGCTATCAGACCTGTCAGAGCGAGCTGGGTGGTGCACCCAACTATGTTCAGCCTGACGATCAAATCGAGAACGTCTGGACTGCCGATACTGACCTGAAGCCTGAGCAGGCCGAGACCCTGACTCTGGGTGCGGTGTGGAGCCCGAGCTTCGTCAATGGTCTTTCTGCCACCGTTGATTACTATGAAATCAAGGTGACCGATGCCATTACCCGTATCGACGGTAACCTTTACCTGAGCAACTGCTATGACGGTGTTCAGTCTGCTTGTGACGCCTTGAACATCGAGCGTAACCCGCTGACCGGTGACATCGATTACATGACGCGTCCGCTGACCAACGTTGGTGAGCAGAAGAGCACTGGTGTTGACCTGAACGTGCGTTATGCCTTTGACGCGCTGGGTCTGGGCTGGGCCATCACTTGGGATACCAGCTACCTCGACTCCTTCAAGCAAGACGGTCGTGAGTATGCTGGCACCATCAGTGGTGAGAACGGCGCCTATGCTGAGTGGAAGCACAACGCCAATCTGTCCCTGAGCGGCGAGAGCTGGGATGCTTCCTGGCGCGTCCGTTACATCGACGGCATGAAGGACTTGGAGCAACAGAGCTTTGAGACCGACGCTGTGATCTACAACGACGTGTCTGGCAGCTACCACTTTGGTGACAATGCTACTGTGACCTTGGGTATTGATAACCTGTTCGATCAGGATCCTGAGTTCCTGCCTCACTACTCCAACGCCAACACCGTACCTGAAGCGTACGATGTGCTGGGCCGTTACGTATATGCCAAGCTGAGCTGGCGTATCTAAGTCCCCGGACTTTTAAAAAGGCGGCCTTTGGCCGCCTTTTTTTGTGTCAATCTTTCGCGCCGTAGTGCAGCTTTCCGATTTATTCCATTGGTCAGGAAAGATGCAGAAATCATGGAGATTGGCTTAATTCTAATCGCCCCGCCACTGAGCCTTAGTTTTATTAAGCTTCTAAAACGTTACTTTTGGTGTTTCTGTCGGTGATTTGCTCCGCTATTTAAATTTCACATTCCCTTATTTCTTACCTGATTGGGTCCGTTGACCAGCCATTCCCCTTAAATGACTATCGGGTTGCTTTTTCATAACCAAAAAGCAACATCGCCGTTTTTCGGCGGCTGTATTGCAAAAAAGGGAGAATGTCATGACGTCCAAAACCGCTACTGCCCAGGCTGTTAAATGGGCCCTCTTTGCCACCTCAGGTTTGAATCTTATCAGCCCGGCTTGGGCTGCCGATACCGGCGCTGACCAACTGGAGCGTATCGAAGTAACCGGGTCTCGCATCAAGCGGGTGGATATGGAAACCACCTCACCGGTCACCGTCATCACCAGTGCCGATATCCAAATGTCCGGCCAAACCTCGGTGGAGGATGTGCTCAATACCGTCTCCGCCAACAGCTTCGGTAGCTGGAAGGCCAAGTCCGGTTACGGGGCAGGGTACTCGGCCACCAACAACGTCGACCTGCGTGGCCTGGGAGCCACCCTGGTGCTGCTGGACGGCCGGCGCCTGCCAAGCACGGGTGGCAGCGGCGGTACCGAGCAGGACGTTTCCGCCATCCCCCTGGCTATCGTCGATCGCATCGAGATCCTCCGGGACGGCGCCTCGGCTATCTACGGCTCGGACGCCGTGGCCGGTGTGGTCAACATCATCACCAAAAAGCAGGTGGACGGTGTCAACCTGGCCTACCAGGTCTCCTCACCCAAGATCAAAGGGGGCCTTGAGAAGAAGTACGAGTTTTCCGCCGGTGCAACGGGGGACAAAGGCTCAGTGGTGTTTGTGGCTCAGCACAGCGACCAGAACGAAGTCACCGATGCCGACGTCAGCGGCTATGACAATGGCGTCTCCAGTTACAGCCCAGTGGCTCTGGCCGAGTCCCGTGACGGCAGCCAAAGCTACTACGCCAGCGAGCTATGCACTCAGGTACCTAACACCGTGGAGCGCAGCGGTTACTGCGGCTATGCCTATTCCAACGTGACCTGGCTCTACGGCAGCTCGACCAAGGATAGTGCCCTGACCAACGTCAGCTACGAGCTTAGCGACAACGTACTCTTTAAAGGCCAGGTGTTCGCCGGCAAGACCACCACTTGGACCCGTTATGCACCCACTCCGGTGTCCACCAATGACATCGTCATGGCCGCCGACAACCCCCTTAACCCCCTTTACGGGGAAGAAGCCCTGGTGTCATTGCGTACCGGTACCCTGGGTAACAGGGACACCAAATACAGCTCGACCAACTTTCAATACGTAGGGGCTCTGGAAGGGACGTTGGATCTGGGTAACGGTATTGACTGGAACCTGGGCTACCAGCATAACGATCAGGCCGAAACCACCCACAACTATAACCTCATCAAAGACAGCGTCATCCAGGACGCCATAGACGACGGCCGCCTGGATCTGTTCAACGTCCAGCAGCAGTCCTATGAGGATTGGCTGGCTGGGGTGAACGGCATCTTCCAGGAAGCCAATCACACCGGTATCTGGGAAGCGGACCAGAAGAGGGACATCTTCGACGGCTCCCTGAGCTCGGAGCTGTTCAGCAGTGGTGATGTCAGTCTGAACGCCATGGTGGGCACTGAGTTCGAGACCCTAGATTTTTGGCAAAAGTCCGACCCGGAATCGGCCCTGGTGGCTATTTCCGGTGGTTCCGGCGGTGACGACGTGGACGCTTCCCGCGACCGCAATTCCTACTTCAGTGAGTTTGTACTGGCGCTGCCTTACCGGGTGGAGATTGACGCAGCCATCCGCTACGACAAGTACGACTTGAGCGGTATCGTCGATGGTGCCAACACCTCGTCTAGCTTCTCCGGGACCAGCCCGAAACTGGGTATCCTCTGGCGCCCCACTGACGACCTGTTGCTGCGGGCCAACTGGGGCAAGGCGTTCAGGGCACCGGCCATGACCGAACTCTATGCCTCCAGCTCCATCAGCTTCGACTCGGCCCTGGATCCGGTTTACTGCACCAGCGGGGTTAGCGATGACTACTGCGCCAGTTCCCAGCAGCACAAGACCTATTACGCCAGTAACCAGGACTTGCAGCCGGAGGAGTCCGAGCAGGTGACCGCAGGGTTCGTCTGGAACATCACCCAGGATCTCGCTTGGGAAACCACCTACTGGAACATCGACTACAAGAACAAGATTGAGTCCCTGGACATCGAAACCATCCTCAGTGAAGAAGCCAGTAATGGCGGCTCTAGCCGGGTGGTACGTGGTGCCGACGGCAAGATAGCCTCCATCACCACCTCTTAT
This region includes:
- a CDS encoding TonB-dependent receptor plug domain-containing protein; this translates as MMSKTRIANAVRWTLFAGASFAVASPVMAADDGADLERIEVTGSRIKRTDMESASPLVVISSEDIASQGFNSTQDVLDSLTQNSGGSLTQQESFGFTPAASGVNLRGAGLGRTLTLIDGKRVAKYPFAAGGTQNFTDTSNIPVGAIERIEILTTGASAIYGSDAMGGVINIILKKNVEDTIINAYVSDTDHGGRATNKISLVTGSSDDNSSMLLFVEHEKRDRLKASDRWSLGSDLAWDHPSGGYSGYGASLWETKATSATGNDRLVSNSDSCTELGFIESNGVCKYNRAGDRQLLPDQERTSLMVKFTNELSDNHQLFGRVDFTHATVEQRIEAMAVGDDFLFNVSGNDVTLSSKARPELSKTYDKATAFGGDFAGQDDGTYYYRRRAAEFGPRAGDFTTDNFSAVFGLQGYLTDDIGYETSWSLSRQRIDKEESGYATINGYFDYLNSCVNGCSQLDAISQDQLDMASYQPSQKGQSTLVSWAFGINGDLFELDAGTVQYAAGVEMNREWFYDRSDVFSQRGEILTTGGSAGQGSRKQYAGYAELSIPVVDKLTATLAGRYDYYDDASDVGGAFSPQVALEYRPVNELLLRALWAKTFRAPDMQRLFGEPTRAYSTITDFQQCAADGLTPSACAQNSNYEISANVVAGANPDLEEEKGENWNLGLVYNPGNFDISVDWWHVEIDNIVTALSASYVMSKYDKYANMIDRDAVTGEVTINTQAINLSNRTLEGVDLAIGYTLDTAAAGTFKFRLEGSYQDKWEEQLDASSPVESSFYEGGIPRWRANFTTKWMPTDDLAITAMVKYIADHKGVYASDYFGEVAPFDVRVDAHTEVNTNLSYNLTDNVTVAAGVNNLFDAKPEVDNTLYSWPFFDSSYYNPVGREFYASAELRF
- a CDS encoding TonB-dependent receptor plug domain-containing protein; the protein is MMSKTITSKAVRWALFAGASVTVAAPVLAADDGSDLERIEVTGSRIKRTDMETASPVSIISAKDLSRGSYTSVADVLAQSTFSAGAPTGSSTNNGGEGVSRVDLRGMGEARTLVLVNGRRMVNSGSGADAAVDLGSIPVAMIERIEVLKDGASAVYGSDAVAGVVNIITKKDFEGLQFDASYGGTTEGDANTGEISMLLGGSFDRGNVVIGASYVDRGRAKQSNRDWSKCVRDKDAVGACGDGSSIIPSGAVNAGIDLDGDGNNDYMELDPATGQWVKQTSDYDYVPYQYLSTPQERMSIFGSGHYEVTDETQIFTEFFHTKRTSEQMLAPSPVSGLTIKAGATGNIWGRDVVYKRRMSDAGTRDYEQTVDTTRFVLGAQGYLDIHNGLDWDVSYTWGRNDAVSKVHNLQNTAKLIETTDPALCGDGVPCGDWFVPEGQLSQDVLDYVNYTDQSTGGNEMNVIAGNISGDLFELPAGFVGFAGGAEYRRESGFFQPDSVTVAGDSAQSQQDPTSGSYDTTQVYTEFAIPLLSDIFLVKDLSMEAAIRYFDYSTFGDDTTWKLGLTWRLNDDIMLRGVKSTAFRAPTVSELYGGAVGSFDYLTDPCTNFNQADPSSTRYQTCQSELGGAPNYVQPDDQIENVWTADTDLKPEQAETLTLGAVWSPSFVNGLSATVDYYEIKVTDAITRIDGNLYLSNCYDGVQSACDALNIERNPLTGDIDYMTRPLTNVGEQKSTGVDLNVRYAFDALGLGWAITWDTSYLDSFKQDGREYAGTISGENGAYAEWKHNANLSLSGESWDASWRVRYIDGMKDLEQQSFETDAVIYNDVSGSYHFGDNATVTLGIDNLFDQDPEFLPHYSNANTVPEAYDVLGRYVYAKLSWRI
- a CDS encoding TonB-dependent receptor; its protein translation is MTSKTATAQAVKWALFATSGLNLISPAWAADTGADQLERIEVTGSRIKRVDMETTSPVTVITSADIQMSGQTSVEDVLNTVSANSFGSWKAKSGYGAGYSATNNVDLRGLGATLVLLDGRRLPSTGGSGGTEQDVSAIPLAIVDRIEILRDGASAIYGSDAVAGVVNIITKKQVDGVNLAYQVSSPKIKGGLEKKYEFSAGATGDKGSVVFVAQHSDQNEVTDADVSGYDNGVSSYSPVALAESRDGSQSYYASELCTQVPNTVERSGYCGYAYSNVTWLYGSSTKDSALTNVSYELSDNVLFKGQVFAGKTTTWTRYAPTPVSTNDIVMAADNPLNPLYGEEALVSLRTGTLGNRDTKYSSTNFQYVGALEGTLDLGNGIDWNLGYQHNDQAETTHNYNLIKDSVIQDAIDDGRLDLFNVQQQSYEDWLAGVNGIFQEANHTGIWEADQKRDIFDGSLSSELFSSGDVSLNAMVGTEFETLDFWQKSDPESALVAISGGSGGDDVDASRDRNSYFSEFVLALPYRVEIDAAIRYDKYDLSGIVDGANTSSSFSGTSPKLGILWRPTDDLLLRANWGKAFRAPAMTELYASSSISFDSALDPVYCTSGVSDDYCASSQQHKTYYASNQDLQPEESEQVTAGFVWNITQDLAWETTYWNIDYKNKIESLDIETILSEEASNGGSSRVVRGADGKIASITTSYVNLSQFKLDGLDMSLNYLMATGLGDFKFNLDASWIHKYEKAADAEGDAIDYAGEIEYPDLRGNLGVQWSQGDYAAGLTFNYIGKQTDTLYGGYYLTQDHYVNTNLTFAYSTAWNGKLTLGVANLFDVSPEVEVSGAYRNVNDALYDVQGRTLQLRYEQSF